The genomic interval CTGCGACGGCGCCATCCGGGCGCCCGCCATCACGCGCCTGCCGCTGGCCGACGCCGCCGAAGCCCACCGCCGGCTGCAGGACCGGGAAACCCGCGGTTCCCTGATCCTCACGCCATGACCCTCCCGCAGAACGGCCGTCAGTGAATCGCGGCCGTTCTGCCGCTCAGCACTTGCGTCAGATAGTCCACCACCCGGTCGACACGGCCGATGCCCTGGGTCGCCTGATTGCGCAGCAGCCAGACCTCTGAGCTGTGCGTAGGGCCGTCGGCCAGCACCCGGCGCAAGCCTGACTGGTGCGCCACATAGACCGGCAACGCGGCGATGCCGAGATCGGCCTCGACGGCCTTGAGCTGACCGTTGAGGTTGGAGACGCGCATCCACGGTTTCTGTTCGCCGCTGACGTCGCTCAGCCACTGCGCGAGCGGCATGTACGCCATTTCCTCGGTCCAGCCGATCAGCCGGTGGCGCTTCAGGTCATCGACCGCCGCCGGCAGCCCGTGGGCGGCGGCATAGCCTTCGGAACAGAACAGCGCCTGGGTCAGCGTGCCGACCCGGCGCATGGTGAAGTTGCCGTTCTCGGGCCGGCGCAGGCGGACGATGATGTCGCTGTGGCTCTGGGTGAGCTTGGAAGACACGGCCGAATTGAAGAAGTCGAAGCTGATCTCCGGGTACTGCTCACGGAACTGCGCCAGCGCGGGAATGATCAGGTGCGTGCCCATCAGTTCCGGGCAGTCGATGCGCACCTGCCCGGCCATCCGTTCCCCCGGCTGCGACATCTGCCGCTCGATGAGCTTGAAGCGCTCTTCCGTCTCCAGTGCCAGCGGCAGCAATGCCCGACCGGCCTCGGTCAGGAAGTAGCCGTTGGTCTTCTTCAGGAACAAAGCGGTGCCGAGGGATTCCTCCAGCGCCGCGATTTTGCGGGACACCGTCGAAGCCGACACCTTGAGCGAGACGCCGGCCTCGGTCACGTTGTTCGATTTGGCGACGAAGATAAAAACTTTCAGATCATCCCAATCCATGTCGATGATTTACCCAAAAATGAAAAATCGATCCCCATGTATTTCTGTTCGAAATAACCAGAGGTCACGTTAAAGTTTTTTGCATGGAGCAAAACCCTAGAGGAAACATGGATGATACGTAACTCGATGCGCCCGCTTCCAGGGTTCATGCAGCCGTTCTTGAGTTGGCTGACCGCCAAGCCCCTGCCGGAGGACCTCGACCGGGTCCGGCCGCTCAAACCGATGCACCATATCATCGTCTCCGCCGGGTTGATCGGCGTCGGCGCGTTGCTGGCCGGTGCAGGCTACCTGCAAGGCAGCGTCTGGCTCTGGCTGCTGGGCTTCGTGCTGGCGACCGGCGGCATCAAACAGATGCAGGTGATGATCTGCCACAACTGCGCCCACGACATGGTCTTCCAGGACCGCGAGCGCAATCTGAAGGTCGGCCGGATCATTTCCGGCGTGCTGATGCTCAAGCCCTTCGACGTCTACAAGCACGAACACACGCTCCACCACAGTTCCAGGGCCCTTTTGACCGACGATGACGACACCCTGTCCTATCTCCAGGAAGTGGTGGGGCTCAGCCCGTCCGACAGCATCACCACCATGTGGACCAAGCTTGTGACCACCGCGCTGTCGCCGCTGGCCATCCTGCGGTCGTTCTGGGGCCGCGTGAAAGCCACCGCCGTGGCCGACAACCGCCGCGTCGCCCAATGGACGCTGATGTTCTGGATCGCCCTGGCCCTGCTGTCGGCCGCCCTCGGGCATTTCGACCTGTTCGTCATGGCCTGGGTGGTGCCGGTATTCGCCGGCTATCACATCAGCACCACGTTCCGCCTCGCCGCCGAGCACACCTGGCCCAGCGTGGACGTGCTGGAGCGCCGCGGCATCGACTTCATCTGCGAAAGCACGACCGGCGTGTTCATCGGCGAAGAACTGCGCCTGCCGCAAGACGCCGGCTTCATCCGCCGCCAGGCCCTGATCGCCCTGTGGCTGGTGAAGATGCTGTGCTTCCACCTGTTCGTGC from Pseudomonas ekonensis carries:
- a CDS encoding LysR family transcriptional regulator codes for the protein MDWDDLKVFIFVAKSNNVTEAGVSLKVSASTVSRKIAALEESLGTALFLKKTNGYFLTEAGRALLPLALETEERFKLIERQMSQPGERMAGQVRIDCPELMGTHLIIPALAQFREQYPEISFDFFNSAVSSKLTQSHSDIIVRLRRPENGNFTMRRVGTLTQALFCSEGYAAAHGLPAAVDDLKRHRLIGWTEEMAYMPLAQWLSDVSGEQKPWMRVSNLNGQLKAVEADLGIAALPVYVAHQSGLRRVLADGPTHSSEVWLLRNQATQGIGRVDRVVDYLTQVLSGRTAAIH
- a CDS encoding fatty acid desaturase, with translation MIRNSMRPLPGFMQPFLSWLTAKPLPEDLDRVRPLKPMHHIIVSAGLIGVGALLAGAGYLQGSVWLWLLGFVLATGGIKQMQVMICHNCAHDMVFQDRERNLKVGRIISGVLMLKPFDVYKHEHTLHHSSRALLTDDDDTLSYLQEVVGLSPSDSITTMWTKLVTTALSPLAILRSFWGRVKATAVADNRRVAQWTLMFWIALALLSAALGHFDLFVMAWVVPVFAGYHISTTFRLAAEHTWPSVDVLERRGIDFICESTTGVFIGEELRLPQDAGFIRRQALIALWLVKMLCFHLFVRLFVMVGDTPCHDFHHRRPRSADWPNYITARERDRLEGSKPFPTNYGENWGYINAVTANFRNFQRALPYYANRTATQKGL